One Diospyros lotus cultivar Yz01 chromosome 1, ASM1463336v1, whole genome shotgun sequence genomic window carries:
- the LOC127797627 gene encoding uncharacterized protein LOC127797627: MKKMIERVLQQNKLLPTSKEQSRGKLPFVAEVMEKPLPRKFKMPQINPYSGKDDPYDHVQNYESLMMLHGWDDEIMCRAFPLTLTGHARAWFNGLPEASIPSFEQLKTEFIKAFIINSQRKKDATYLLSIRQGNKETLRHYVDRFQNATLEICNLPIEMVVSAMFQGTRLTPLQESLSLNPPKSLANLFVRANRYILHTEMMRTVGGSEDGERKRKERDIEEGSNQRKERIRRSDTVGPQFHHYTRLNQPRSTILAAVEGSGLLQLLKKADCPMGRNQEEYCRYHRTRGHSTDQCRELKNQIEALICEGHLQRYVRTEGRNDKDHQRREERPEGQDRRNLRQNEGIRDDRMVAPTDNEPTHQVIHVISGGETLAGNTSSS, from the coding sequence ATGAAAAAGATGATTGAGCGGGTCCTACAACAGAATAAGTTATTACCTACTTCTAAGGAACAATCTAGAGGAAAGCTACCATTCGTGGCCGAAGTAATGGAGAAACCTTTGCCGAGGaagttcaagatgcctcaaataaatccttattcaGGAAAGGACGACCCTTACGATCACGTGCAAAACTATGAATCTTTAATGATGCTTCATGGATGGGACGACGAGATAATGTGCAGGGCATTTCCTTTAACCCTAACTGGGCATGCTCGAGCCTGGTTTAACGGCTTACCCGAGGCATCTATCCCTTCATTCGAGCAGCTAAAAACAGAATTTATCAAAGCGTTCATTATTAACAGTCAGAGAAAGAAGGATGCGACATATCTGCTTAGCATTCGACAAGGGAATAAAGAGACCCTACGACACTACGTGGACAGATTTCAAAATGCCACACTTGAGATCTGTAATTTACCGATTGAAATGGTAGTGTCTGCCATGTTCCAAGGGACACGACTAACCCCTTTGCAAGAATCATTATCCCTGAACCCTCCGAAATCTCTGGCAAACCTGTTCGTCAGGGCTAACAGGTACATACTCCATACGGAGATGATGAGAACGGTAGGGGGAAGTGAAGacggagagagaaagaggaaagagcGAGATATTGAAGAAGGATCAAACCAGCGAAAAGAACGGATCAGGAGGTCGGATACAGTGGGGCCACAATTCCATCATTACACTAGGCTCAATCAACCCCGATCAACTATATTGGCAGCAGTAGAGGGGTCTGGTCTCCTCCAGCTTCTGAAAAAGGCAGATTGCCCCATGGggagaaatcaagaagagtaCTGTAGGTATCACCGAACTCGGGGACACTCTACTGATCAGTGTAGGGAGCTAAAAAATCAGATCGAAGCACTCATTTGTGAAGgacacttgcaaagatatgtaAGGACTGAAGGTAGAAATGACAAAGACCatcaaagaagggaagaaagaccCGAAGGTCAAGATAGACGAAATTTACGGCAGAATGAAGGGATAAGGGATGACAGAATGGTGGCCCCCACTGACAATGAGCCAACTCATCAAGTTATTCATGTTATCTCTGGGGGTGAGACTTTAGCTgggaatacttcttcttcttga